The region CCGCGGAGCCGTTGGCCAAAACCGGAACACCCTGCTTGGCGACGGCCTCGGCGAGCACTCGCGTCGGGCGCACGCGGGAGTGCACCAGCTGCCGCTTTCGCTCCGGCGTCCAGCGCTTGTCGCCGATGCCTGCGCCGCACAGATTCACCACCGCGTCGGCGCCATCCAGCGCGTCCGCGTCGAGCTGTCCGGTCTCCGGATCCCAGCCCCGCTCGTCGGGGGCCGCCGGAACCCGGCGAACCAGCCGGACCACGTCGTGCTCGGCTTGCCGCAAGGCGGCCACCAGAGACGTACCGATCAATCCGGACGAACCGGCGACAACCACGCGCATGCCCGGCATCCTGCCGCACCGGTTGGCCGAGTGCGAACCGTCCCACCGGAACGCGAAAGGCCGCCCACCACATGGGGGGCGGCCTTTCGCGTGCTGCTAGGTCACAGGCCCAGGTCGGCCTCGAAGGCGCCTTCCTCAAGCCGCTGCTTGAGCGTGGATAGGAAGCGGGCGGCGTCCGCGCCGTCGACCAGCCGGTGATCGTAGGACAGCGCCAGGTAGACCATCGAGCGGATCGCGATGGTGTCGCCACCGTTCTCGTCGGCCACCACCACCGGGCGCTTCACCACCGCGCCGGTGCCGAGCATGCCCACCTGCGGCGGGTTCAGGATCGGCGTGTCGAACAACGCGCCGCGGCTGCCGGTGTTGGTGATGGTGAAGGTGCCACCGGAGAGCTCGTCCGGCTTGATCTTGTTGTTCCGGGTCCGCGCCGCCAGGTCGGCGATCTTGCGGGCCAGCCCGCCGAGGTTGAGGTCCCCGGCGTCGTGGATCACCGGCGAGACCAGGCCTCGCTCGGTGTCCACCGCGATCGACAGGTGCTCGGCACCGTGGTAGGTGACCTGCTTGTTCTCCTCGTCGATCGAGGCGTTCAGCTTCGGGTGCAGCTTCAGTGCCTCGGCGGCGGCCTTGGCGAAGAACGGCAGGAACGAGAGCTTGACGCCCTCGGCCGCCTCGAAGCCCGTCTTGGCGCGCTCCCGCAGCCGGGCGATCCGGGTCACGTCGACCTCGATCACCGTGGTCAGCTGCGCCGCGGTCTGCAGCGACTCGACCATCCGGCGGGCCAAGAGCTGACGCAGGCGGGACATCTTCTGCGTGGTGCCGCGCAGCGCCTTGGCCTCCGCCGACGGCTCCACGGTAGGTGCCGGGGCGCTCGGTGCCGCTGCGGCCGGGGTCGGGGTCGGAGCCGCGGGTGCCGGTGCCGCCTGCTTGGCGTCGATCGCGGCCTGCACGTCCTGCTTGCGGATCCGGCCGCCGACACCGCTGCCCTTGATCGCGGACAGGTCGATCCCGTGCTCATTGGCCATCTTGCGGACCAGCGGCGTCACGTACGGCGCGCCACCGGCTGGCGCTTGCTCGGCAGGCGGCGCCGTGGGCGGTGCCGGAGCCGGTGCCGGTGCGGCGGGCGGCGCGGCCGGAGCAGCTGCCGCGGGAGCCGGTGCCGGAGCCGGGGCAGGCGCAGCGGCCGGTTCAGCCGGGACGACGGGCGCGGGTGGCTCGGGCTCGGGCTCGGGCTCGGGCGGCGCGGCCGGGGCTGGAACCGCGCCAGCGGCGCCGATCACGGCGAGCTTGGCGCCGACCTCGATGGTTTCGTCCTCACCGGCGGTGATCTCCAGCAGGGTGCCGGCCACCGGCGACGGGATCTCGGTGTCGACCTTGTCGGTGGACACCTCCAACAGCGGCTCGTCGGCCTCGACGGTCTCGCCGACCTGCTTGAGCCACCGGGTCACGGTGCCCTCGGTGACGCTCTCGCCGAGCGCCGGCATCGTGACGTCCGTGCCCTCCGCGCCACCAGCCGGCGCTGCGGGGGCGGCGGGCGCCGAGGGCTGGGATGGGGCGGGCTGCTCCGCGGCCGGAGGTGCCGCCGGTTCGGCCGAAGCTTCGGGGGCGGCGGGGGCTTGCGGGGCGGTCTGGGTTTCGGGGGCCGCTGCTTCGCCGCTGTCGGCGATCACGGC is a window of Saccharopolyspora phatthalungensis DNA encoding:
- the sucB gene encoding 2-oxoglutarate dehydrogenase, E2 component, dihydrolipoamide succinyltransferase, giving the protein MAFSVQMPALGESVTEGTITRWLKQEGETVEVDEPLLEVSTDKVDTEIPSPAAGVLQRIIAQEDDTVEIGAELAVIADSGEAAAPETQTAPQAPAAPEASAEPAAPPAAEQPAPSQPSAPAAPAAPAGGAEGTDVTMPALGESVTEGTVTRWLKQVGETVEADEPLLEVSTDKVDTEIPSPVAGTLLEITAGEDETIEVGAKLAVIGAAGAVPAPAAPPEPEPEPEPPAPVVPAEPAAAPAPAPAPAPAAAAPAAPPAAPAPAPAPPTAPPAEQAPAGGAPYVTPLVRKMANEHGIDLSAIKGSGVGGRIRKQDVQAAIDAKQAAPAPAAPTPTPAAAAPSAPAPTVEPSAEAKALRGTTQKMSRLRQLLARRMVESLQTAAQLTTVIEVDVTRIARLRERAKTGFEAAEGVKLSFLPFFAKAAAEALKLHPKLNASIDEENKQVTYHGAEHLSIAVDTERGLVSPVIHDAGDLNLGGLARKIADLAARTRNNKIKPDELSGGTFTITNTGSRGALFDTPILNPPQVGMLGTGAVVKRPVVVADENGGDTIAIRSMVYLALSYDHRLVDGADAARFLSTLKQRLEEGAFEADLGL